A region from the Corylus avellana chromosome ca7, CavTom2PMs-1.0 genome encodes:
- the LOC132188665 gene encoding protein DEEPER ROOTING 1, with amino-acid sequence MKLFSWMQNKLNGKPGNKRAHTPSATTNHHVKQEPREEFNDWPHGLLAIGTFGNNDLKENPKTQNTQDDPSSSKDQILDFTPEEVGKLQKELTKLLTRKPNVEKEIADLPLDRFLNCPSSLEVDRRISNALCNDSDDHRDEDIDRTISVILGRCKDICSDHNNKKAIGKKSISFLLKKMFVCSSGFTPAPSLRDTLHESRMEKLLRVMLHKKMNPQSYSRPSSMKRYIEDKEMPKRENDDEMQEKSNDRCKWVKTDSEYIVLEI; translated from the exons ATGAAG CTTTTTAGTTGGATGCAAAATAAGCTCAACGGGAAACCAGGAAACAAAAGAGCTCATACACCTTCAGCTACTACTA ATCATCATGTGAAACAAGAGCCTCGTGAAGAATTCAATGACTGGCCCCATGGCTTGCTTGCCATTGGAACTTTTGGAAACaatgatttgaaagaaaatccaaaaacccaaaataccCAAGACGATCCATCTTCATCAAAAGATCAAATACTAGATTTTACTCCCGAAGAAGTTGGGAAGTTACAGAAGGAGCTCACAAAGCTCTTGACACGTAAACCAAACGTGGAGAAGGAGATTGCTGATCTTCCTTTGGATAGATTCCTCAATTGCCCATCAAGCTTGGAGGTTGATCGAAGAATTAGCAACGCACTTTGCAATGATTCGGATGATCATAGAGATGAAGATATCGACCGTACGATCAGTGTCATACTTGGTAGATGTAAAGACATTTGCTCAGATCATAATAACAAGAAAGCCATTGGGAAGAAATCAATTTCTTTCCTTCTCAAGAAGATGTTTGTTTGTTCCAGTGGGTTCACACCAGCTCCCAGTTTAAGAGATACCCTTCATGAGTCAAGAATGGAGAAG CTTTTGAGAGTAATGCTTCACAAGAAGATGAACCCACAAAGTTATTCTCGGCCATCATCAATGAAGAGATATATAGAGGACAAAGAGATGCCAAAGAGGGAGAATGATGATGAAATGCAGGAGAAGAGCAATGACAGATGCAAATGGGTGAAGACAGATTCTGAAT ATATTGTTCTAGAGATATGA